The following coding sequences lie in one Phorcysia thermohydrogeniphila genomic window:
- the pilB gene encoding type IV-A pilus assembly ATPase PilB, with product MKDRADELRLKEFVAERLGIPLSLIKEEENWQKKLVDEKIVPEEKLLSLLSEFFGVPPVDLREVEIPPELVKIVPRSTAEKAVVVPFDRKGPTLKLAMADPSDVQTRERIRFTTGYRIQPFVALDFRIKERLEEVYGKAEEEFFSRLKQELQRESSNGLAELEEAAYGIQVVSLDDLKELASQAPIVKLVNAIILEALKKGASDIHIEPFEEELRIRYRLDGVLHVVAKYQPEIKDAVVARIKVLSGLDIAEKRLPQDGRMKAKFQGREIDFRVSTVPTVFGEKVVLRILDKGSLRLDLSQLGFEDREFELLRRAIFSPYGMILVTGPTGSGKTTTLYSSLLTVNKPEVNIMTVEDPVEYNLYGINQVQVKPEIGLTFARALRAFLRQDPDIIMVGEIRDAETAEIAIEAALTGHLVLSTLHTNDAPSTVTRLVDMGIENFLIASSVILVIAQRLARKICPYCKTEYRYPPEVLKEVGFREEEIATLQTYKGAGCEKCDYTGYKGRVALYEVMDMVPEIRDAVVKGKNAEEIRRIAKKHGMRTLREIGKIKIAKGVTTPEEVLRVTRGH from the coding sequence ATGAAAGATAGAGCCGATGAGTTAAGACTAAAGGAGTTTGTCGCTGAGAGGCTTGGTATACCTTTATCCTTAATAAAGGAAGAAGAGAATTGGCAGAAGAAGCTCGTTGACGAGAAAATAGTCCCGGAGGAAAAGCTTTTATCACTGCTTTCGGAGTTTTTTGGGGTTCCTCCAGTTGACTTGAGGGAGGTAGAGATACCTCCCGAACTGGTAAAGATAGTTCCTCGTAGCACTGCAGAGAAGGCGGTAGTTGTTCCGTTTGATAGGAAAGGCCCAACCTTAAAGCTTGCTATGGCCGACCCGTCTGACGTTCAGACTCGGGAGAGGATAAGGTTTACTACAGGTTACAGAATTCAGCCTTTTGTAGCCCTTGATTTTAGGATAAAGGAGAGGCTGGAAGAAGTTTACGGGAAGGCTGAAGAAGAGTTTTTCTCCCGTCTAAAGCAGGAGCTCCAGCGGGAAAGTTCAAACGGTTTGGCAGAGCTTGAGGAGGCAGCCTACGGAATTCAGGTAGTATCCCTTGACGACCTTAAGGAGCTTGCCTCTCAAGCTCCGATAGTGAAGCTCGTGAACGCCATTATCCTTGAGGCTTTAAAGAAGGGAGCTTCGGATATCCACATTGAACCTTTTGAAGAGGAGCTCCGCATTCGCTACAGGCTTGACGGCGTTCTTCACGTCGTTGCTAAGTACCAGCCGGAGATTAAAGATGCCGTAGTGGCGAGAATAAAAGTTTTAAGCGGTCTGGACATAGCCGAAAAGAGGCTTCCTCAGGACGGCCGTATGAAGGCCAAGTTTCAGGGAAGGGAGATAGACTTTAGGGTCTCAACCGTTCCTACCGTCTTTGGTGAGAAAGTTGTTTTAAGGATTCTTGACAAGGGAAGCTTAAGGCTTGACCTGAGCCAGCTTGGCTTTGAGGACAGGGAGTTTGAGCTCTTAAGGAGAGCAATATTTTCTCCCTACGGAATGATTTTGGTAACTGGCCCTACTGGTTCTGGAAAAACGACTACCCTTTACTCATCCCTTTTGACTGTAAATAAGCCGGAAGTCAACATAATGACCGTTGAAGACCCTGTTGAGTACAACCTCTACGGTATAAACCAAGTTCAGGTCAAGCCGGAAATTGGTCTGACCTTTGCGAGAGCTCTGAGGGCTTTCTTGCGTCAGGACCCCGACATAATCATGGTTGGAGAGATTAGGGACGCAGAAACGGCAGAGATTGCCATTGAGGCAGCTCTTACAGGACACCTCGTCCTATCAACTCTCCACACAAACGACGCTCCCAGTACGGTTACAAGGCTTGTTGACATGGGAATTGAGAACTTCCTGATAGCCTCTTCTGTTATCTTAGTCATAGCTCAGAGGCTTGCAAGGAAAATTTGTCCCTACTGTAAGACTGAGTATCGCTATCCGCCGGAGGTTTTAAAGGAGGTTGGCTTTAGAGAGGAAGAGATAGCAACCCTTCAAACCTATAAAGGAGCTGGCTGTGAAAAGTGTGATTACACCGGCTACAAGGGTAGGGTAGCCCTTTACGAGGTTATGGATATGGTTCCGGAGATAAGGGATGCCGTCGTAAAGGGGAAGAACGCTGAGGAAATAAGGAGGATAGCTAAAAAGCATGGAATGAGGACACTTAGGGAGATAGGTAAGATTAAGATAGCTAAGGGAGTTACAACGCCTGAGGAAGTTCTTAGGGTTACGAGAGGCCACTAA
- a CDS encoding DUF190 domain-containing protein — MRGLVGRRKLLRIFISLEDKFEGKPLWEYILQLVKENGLAGATVFKAVAGIGSHSELKTFSVWRLSQNLPVVVEIIDREEKIKEFLKVIDSIIEEGLVVLEDVEVISYRHRRE; from the coding sequence ATGAGGGGGCTTGTCGGCAGGCGTAAACTCCTCAGGATTTTCATAAGTCTTGAGGATAAGTTTGAAGGTAAGCCCCTGTGGGAATACATACTCCAGCTTGTGAAAGAAAATGGCCTTGCCGGAGCTACCGTCTTCAAGGCAGTGGCAGGCATAGGCTCTCACTCTGAGCTTAAGACCTTTTCTGTGTGGAGGCTCTCCCAGAACCTGCCAGTTGTTGTAGAGATTATTGACAGAGAGGAAAAGATCAAGGAGTTTTTGAAGGTGATTGATTCCATCATTGAGGAAGGCCTTGTAGTTCTTGAGGACGTTGAGGTGATATCTTACAGGCATAGGAGAGAGTGA
- the aroD gene encoding type I 3-dehydroquinate dehydratase, protein MQIGTVELGKTPRVIVALSGENLKGNLEKARELKVDLIEARLDLLSDVSKESFRSFLDAVADFGFYSVSTIRPVWEGGKFKGSEEERLELFKLAVSHPATGAVDVELRAKILPYVKEMVEKERKVLIVSYHDFEKTPSKSEIEDILGRAKDAGADIVKVAFAGREPSDATRVCCVLENFDHPKVFMVMGEVGKFTRVVGFSFGSLLTYTFFGEPVAPGQIEAEKLIRLLCEFYPEYSKEKERFLHPAIEEVL, encoded by the coding sequence ATGCAGATAGGAACTGTAGAGCTTGGAAAAACTCCTCGCGTTATTGTTGCTTTAAGCGGTGAAAACCTGAAAGGGAATTTAGAGAAGGCAAGGGAGTTAAAGGTTGACCTTATAGAGGCAAGGCTTGATTTACTTTCTGATGTTTCAAAGGAGTCTTTTAGATCCTTCCTTGATGCAGTTGCTGACTTTGGTTTCTACTCCGTTTCAACTATTCGTCCAGTTTGGGAAGGAGGGAAGTTTAAAGGCTCTGAGGAGGAAAGGTTAGAGCTCTTTAAGCTTGCCGTTAGTCATCCTGCAACCGGTGCCGTTGACGTTGAACTAAGGGCGAAGATCCTTCCTTACGTAAAGGAAATGGTAGAAAAGGAGCGGAAGGTTCTCATCGTTTCTTACCACGATTTTGAGAAGACACCTTCTAAGTCAGAGATTGAAGATATACTTGGTAGGGCAAAGGACGCTGGAGCTGACATAGTAAAGGTAGCCTTTGCAGGGAGAGAGCCTTCTGATGCTACAAGGGTTTGCTGCGTCCTTGAAAATTTTGACCATCCCAAGGTTTTTATGGTAATGGGCGAAGTTGGAAAGTTTACAAGGGTAGTAGGTTTCTCTTTTGGTTCACTCCTAACTTACACCTTCTTTGGAGAGCCCGTTGCTCCCGGTCAAATAGAGGCAGAAAAGCTTATAAGGCTTCTCTGTGAGTTCTACCCTGAGTACTCCAAGGAGAAAGAACGCTTCCTCCATCCAGCCATAGAGGAAGTGCTATAA
- a CDS encoding cytochrome C assembly family protein, whose product MRVESFVYATAFLYTVSTLHYLLFLSLRKDKLAAVGLYAARFGFLTNLVSIVLTIANSGTVVLFTPRGAFLTLALSVVTVFLYFSTKHRLSLSGAFLMPWASVLLLASVLSSGVPKDVFPVGITGVVHIFTAFLGYSAFIFSAILSVIYLIFDRHLKKKKFSVFFHKLPSLSLVESVIYHSITVGFTFITIAMFAGAIWSEKVFGSFWSWHPKQVATLITWFIYAGIIHLYLYGSWRGKRLCYMSIAGLLVILMDFVGVNFFLAKDIHSFKG is encoded by the coding sequence ATGAGGGTAGAAAGTTTTGTCTATGCAACTGCTTTTCTTTATACGGTCTCTACGCTCCACTACCTACTGTTTTTATCCTTGCGGAAGGACAAGCTGGCAGCTGTAGGCCTTTACGCTGCGAGGTTCGGCTTCCTTACAAACTTGGTCTCTATTGTTTTGACGATAGCTAATAGTGGCACGGTAGTTCTCTTTACTCCTCGGGGGGCTTTCCTCACTTTAGCCTTAAGCGTAGTAACCGTTTTCCTTTACTTCTCAACTAAACATAGGCTTTCCCTCTCTGGTGCGTTCCTGATGCCTTGGGCTTCAGTACTCCTTTTGGCCTCTGTCCTCTCTTCTGGCGTTCCAAAGGACGTTTTTCCCGTGGGGATTACGGGGGTGGTTCACATTTTCACGGCGTTCTTGGGCTACAGCGCTTTTATTTTCTCTGCAATACTCTCAGTGATTTACCTTATCTTTGATAGACATCTTAAGAAAAAGAAGTTTTCCGTTTTCTTCCATAAGCTCCCTTCCCTGTCACTTGTAGAGTCTGTCATTTACCACTCTATAACGGTCGGTTTCACGTTCATAACAATTGCGATGTTTGCAGGGGCTATCTGGTCGGAAAAGGTCTTTGGCTCTTTCTGGTCGTGGCATCCCAAGCAGGTAGCAACGCTAATTACTTGGTTTATATACGCCGGCATAATACACCTATACCTTTACGGTAGCTGGAGGGGAAAGAGGCTCTGTTATATGTCAATTGCTGGACTTTTGGTGATACTCATGGACTTTGTTGGCGTTAACTTCTTCTTGGCAAAGGACATTCACTCTTTTAAGGGGTAG